The genomic interval GGTGCTGTCATAGAAGCTGAAAAATACTCACTGTAGCGTCAGACATTCCTTCAGGGCTGAATTCTCCTCTCGACACTTGAACACCATGAAGAACCCTTTTTCCCGGCAGCAGTGGCTAAAGGCTGGTGGGgagtgaggcagcagcagaaagaggaagacGTTAGCAGCGAGTGGTCATGTATAACAGCCTCAGACCTGCGTTTATTAATAGGACCCGTTTCTAATGTATTAACAGTCTTTTCACCTTATGTAATTCGACCCTTGATTCGCATCAAGTTAACGAAGATGGGCCTCATCTTGACAGTGCACCACAAAAAGGAAGCTGGCCACAGGTCCGGCTGTTAAGCCTCTTATCAAACTGAAACCATGTTTCCTCGTTCACAGAGGGGCTGCACCAAACTATAATGGTCATACAGCGGCTAGATCTGCGGTTACTCTAGTTCCACACTGGCTCTGTATCACCACCCACTTATATACACATGTATGTTACCTCAAAGAATAAATATAGGTTATGCTTTGCTGATTACAGTGCCCATTGAAACCTCTGGCTACCACAGCTTGAAAACACTGACTATGCCAAAAAAACAGTGGCACAAAATATATCTAAAGTTAAGCACATAAACCAGCCTAAGACAGAATGACGGTAATGCTGCAAGTGTTTTTAAAATTGGAAAAAAACCTGAGCATCAAATGCGATGTGATGATGACGATAGCATTGTAGCTGAGATGAAACATTCAAGGTCCTGGATGTAAAGAAGATGTTTAAGACAGAGTCCTTTCCCTGTGCTCCATTAAACCCACTAACCTCCCGTGTCTGCTGttcaaacacacaacgtcaTAATTAACCTTCTCAGAGGCATCGGTATGGTTATCACACAGACACTTTCATCTGGCTGCagatgtgaaaaaaaacaacaacagcaaaaccaATTTGGAGGAGCAGATCAGTGCGACTAATCTAATCAGCAGGCGCCTCATCCTCGTCCCGTGGTACTAATAGAAGCTGCAGAGCGCTGCTTCCCCGATCGCGGCTGTAAATCTACGAGACTGGCTTTGTGTCAGGAGAGGCCTCTCTGAAGCCACCTTCACCTTAGGGCTATCGGTTTAACGTTTTTAAAAAGGCAGAAGTGTCACTTGGAAGCAGAAGCTCTGGGCTTGAACATTTATAAATATTAGGACCTTTAGATAGAAGATATACAAGTGTGATCCACTAGAAAAGAGCAAATCAGCTGCattttttaagaaaaacaagaagcagTAGAAGGCGAAACAAATTCATTAAACACATTAATAGAAACATATTAAGGAAAAATGGTTTCATATActttctattcatttttttttctttgccatAGTTCAGATTTGGAGAACCAGTTACAAACCTAATGAACCCAATCTGCAACAAATTACAGCAAATCAAAGTCTtgcaaaacacaacagcaccTAATGTCAATGTGAAAGTGGTTGCTTAATGAGTATGTGGGTTGCTGAAATTGCTTGGTTCTGAAAGACGTGACAGTATTGTCGTGAGTCATCAACAGTAGGAAAAATCACGTCAGGTATTGTAAAAATGTTGTATACAAGCCAGTAGCAATTGACTGCTTCAACGACAAAAGCCCGCAATATACAACCGTGGGGTGTGTAAGGACACATATGCAGAGGAAGATAACACAGGAAAACATACTTGTAGCTTGTGTTAggttgttttttcctttttacacaacaatgaacacacacacacacacacacacacacacacacacacacacacacacacacacacacacacacacacacacacacacacacacacagagaagagcCCCGTGTAGACCCAAACATACAAAATGAGATGCTAGAGGGTGGAGGATGGAGGTGTGAAAACGAGTGGGACGAGAAGCTAGTGTCGTGAGGGGGGTTTCCACTACCCACACAACCACTGTCTGTCCCATCACCTCAGGTAGCAAAGGCACTGTCTCCCTGGGCGAGCGGAGCACACTGGCTCATATTGGCTGTCATCGCATCTAGAAACCACAAACCCTTGTCACTATCTGGTTGACGTGTCGCTCTTGTAGAcggggcagagcagcagcagccacttccAGTCACATGAAGTGGCTGCGAGCACCTTAGGCCGGATCCTTCGTACAGAGAAAACAAGTGGACTCGAGGGGCAGGTGTTTGCTCACAGGAAAGGTTCATCCAGAGCGGGTCGAAAGGTCAAGACACAGAAATTAAGATCGCCtcggacacaaacacaaagggttTTAAAACCAGAGCCAAATATACTGTATTGAGGAAAGTTTGATGAATGTTATATTGTCTCGAAGGTTTGGGTTGTTATCCTTGTGTAAAGCTCCACTACAACTGGAAATATTAGAGATAAAACTGAGCCGCACATCACTGCGTCTGCTCATGTAATAAACAAGCATGGAATTACAGATAAACACTGGTCAAACATAGACATTTAACATGAGCTCATACGTTTTAGCCTTGTCCAGGTCATTCTGGTTACTAACCCTCAATTATTAACAGTTTTTCTAGCGTGGTCGTTAAGAAAGCGGTTAAACAATACAGCGTGGTTTGGTTCTTCTCTGTAGACACTATTGAACTGTTCGATTTAATCAAACTAGAACGTAATCTGCTTCACTGGAATTAATCTGTTCCTTTGTGGACGAACAATGGCTGGCTGAAATATTGCTTTtcttaaaatgtattaatattagGTTCAATTTATATAATCAGCTTATCTTATTCTGACGGCTCTACAAAAGAATATTCATGCTTAGAGATATAGgacagtttttgtgttttgtgtgagaCAATTAACATGAGAAGATCTATTTTTCCTGCATACTGACCCAGTATGCAAGTTATTACGTACACTGATCTTATGTCTAATGTTAAAACAATTATGCAGTTAGTCTTCCCTTCTTACAGTAGGATGActcctgtacagtacatgcattgtagtgtgtgtgtgtgtgtgtgttaatgggtTGAATTAAGCTAAAAGAATAAAGTCAGTCACATGTGAATGATGACATTTTGATTTGTCATAGCAATAAGAATACCTCGCTACAGGACTTACTCAGCCAGTATGCACCAAGCAAACAGAACTGGCTCTGCTGCACTGAATGCAGTCAGTGTTAATATTTCACGTTTTCTGTCATGACATTCAAATGTTGATCAGGGTTTTGCTAGAGAATCATATACAAACGGTTCTAATTCAACAGTAAAACGAATGTGAAAAACATGTCAATCAGGCCCGGATTTAACCACATTTATATACTAATGTATGTAAACACTACActaataaatacaaattatgAAACAGCATTTCACAGCTGCATTTAAGAGTATGAACGTGTGGATGTAGTTAGAGTAGACCTTTGGTAAATTAAACATTATCATATATTTGAATGCAACAGAACATGAGACAGGACACTGTGTTGTCCGGCGTCTGACGGACACGCACCTTCAACCCTTTCAGCGCAGCGCTCCTTGGCTTTCTCACGCATTTTTTGGGGGATGAGCACATCCGTCTCCACGTGCCTCAAGTGCACCTCCTCTGAGAAAGCggggagaaaaacacacagcagaccAACATGAGACTCTTGATCAGGTTCGTCACTGTCAACGGCttgtgtttctgtatttgtactaacagtgtgtgtgagataaaGCAGCGGTACCAACACTGATCATTATACATTACATTATATAAACAGAGCTGCGACTGACGACGTTAAAGACTAATTTACATGAATAGAGATGCAGAGCGTTCACATTACGCTATAACCAATAAGGCACGTGCAGACTGTCTCCACCTTTACGTAGGGCACTGGCAGGTGAGGTTTggtagctaacgttagcaacatGCACAAACAGCGAAACCACGTGTTACGTCTCTGATTTCGATAACGTTTCGCCACAGAATCCGCACTAAGCGTCTAGAGCAGCATGAATGTCTAATACCTGCGTTAGCTGTCCCCATTGTGGCGATACTTCACAACATTACAAAACTGCACCAATGTGACCTCGCTCGTCTACGCCAGTACACTTCCGCTGACGCAATCACACGGGAACTACAACTGCAGGAACTACAAATCCCAGCATGACGCAAATTCTCCACAGAAGATAAAAGATCGTGTTCCATCTCTTTTTTGCATATATAGCGGGGATGTAGAAAGCAGTAGTAGAAAGGATATATACTGTAggttgaataaaataaaattaatatgtCATGGTTAATATGTTAATAtaatgaaatataataataaaataaagtgtagCGTTAATAGTAGtagtttaaatattttcttttagaTGGTAACAGACATTCACATGACAGTTAAATTATGCTTTCGCATTAAAGAAATCACCGGAAACTGGAAGAGAACACATCGACTTGTGTCATCCTTTCTTTAGGCAGGTGAATTGTTTTGCTATGAAAGAACActataaattattataaaatcaTGAAAAAGTCGAAATGGCCCGTGTTGTTTGCGAAATCCGATTAATGTAACAAACTCTAATATATACATGTAATAGtgacaaaaatattaaaatatatatgtaaatatatgtatttaaaataaagacagaaaatgtgaatgtgagacaaatgtgtttttgagaCAAATCTCCCCAAAGAGCATCATCATCCAGCCACAACGCACCCGAGCGGGAACCACAGACGGCATGTAGAGCACAGTCAACCTGACCACAGTCAGCTGTGTGAGGACTGGCTGTCTGGATCCCATGCAAAGAGGACCCACCTGTTCATTCAAAGcgacaggtacacacacacacacacacacacacacacacacacacacacacacacacacacacacacacacacacacacaccttgaagAAAAAGGCAGCCTTCACACATATAGTTACGCTATAGACTACAGTAGGAACAGGTGTAAGCAGCCCACCTCCCCatccaaaccacacacacataccaggTGTGCCTTCACACCTCGCACTCACCCACACAAGCAACTGAGGGGATGTAGTGAATATGTAGACTGCTGCCTGGGGTTCTCACAGCTCTCTGACCTGACGGCGCTCGAGCTGCTTTCCTCTGAGGTAGAGCACGTTCTTTTCATCTACAAATCAAAGACAGGAAGAAACAATGCACCAGAAGAAGGACAAGGTGAAAAAAGTCTTTCAAGAAGCACAGATCACGGccgtctttgttttgttctcatcGACATATGGACATACATACGTCTCCAAACGCTTCCCAGACCACACACTCTCCTGACACCAGGTCAGGCAGATTTTAATATCACCAAATCTCTCCAACCTGCAGCACTGGCCAACTACCCACAACATGGGGCTCATACGAATGATTGCACAACCACTGAACCAAATCTGAGAAAAACGCTACTTGAATAGTTgacaaaacattcattttaattgatatctttaattctgaaaataaaagtgaacaacaaattaaatgtattaGGCTTAAAATGACACCTGGTTAAGTAACAACCCTGCTACACCTCATTGCTGCTAGACCTATTATTagtaaaaatacagtttttaattattttgtgtaCCTTTAGTTCAAGATCTTAATCTAATACTTTAATCAATGTAAACTAATCCTATTCAGTTATGTTCCATAAGGTTCAGTTTTCACAACACAGTAACTCGGCTCTGTTGCCGACACTGATCAGTGTTATGTTTAAATGTAGAGCAAAATAGCCGAAAAACCTTGATGCTGTTTTTGGTTTTATACAGAGATCCGTGAAGCTCCTCTTTGTGTAATCCTATTGTTATTGTGAAAGTGTTTCTCATATAAAAATCAGGGATGTAAATGGGTTAACAAGAAAATGATAATGAATTGTTTCTACTGTGTTTCCCAGTTTGACACTGGAATCTGTGCAGTATTATTATCATGCAAATGATTTAATGTGCTTTATTAAATTCTATTTATGTATCAATAGAATAAGGTACACAGGAGCCAGGTATCAATAAGTACCTTGGCGGGTACTGCCCCTGTGACAGGCATTTGTACCGTAAAGGGCCATTGCTGTACCTTGTTTTGTGGGAGTGCAGGTAGCATGCTGACTGATATGGCAGAGGCACCGGCAGCCAACCTTGATCCAATAttgtgtgagcagcaggacccCGTGAAGCTGGCATACGGAGGTTAGCAAAGTTAAACCCTCTTAAACCATGCCTCAGTGCTCAGGGCCACGCACCAACTCCTCCAACTGTCCACTATGGTCAGAGAATgttcaaaggtcactgacactgACACCTTATGCATTTGCCGAACTCCAGAAAACACACGACTGATGCGATGACCCTTAATCCATGTGAGATTGTTAAAATTTCATTTTAGtgagaataagaataaataGGTTAAATCTTAACCAGTCCCACCaccacaaaaaaacagaaccttACTGAGTTGTTAATTGTTAATTTTAACGTAATTACGGCTGCACGGTAAACATGAGGATGAAGGAGGGGGTGCGTTTTTATTTCCTCGTCTGCTCCGCTGCCTCGTTCTCCACTCCTTCGCGCCAGTGGCTTCCAAGACGTCGCTCGGCCAGCAGATGGAGATAAGCGTGTTCAAGTCTGAGCCGCGGGGAGTCTCTCCGGGGTCGACAGGGAACATATCATCCAACGGCTAGGGTGAGGGGATTACAGAGCTCCAGGCAGGCCTCTGCTGCGGGGCACCGTCCTCGGGTCACGCCACAAAAGCTGGTGCCACCGTCAATGCCACACAGTAAGAATATTCTGCTGAAATAGTCCCAGCGGTTTGTTTTTAAGGGACCTCATGCTGACTGACACTGGAAACCGGCATGACCATAAGCTACGGTGAGCAATAGATGTCTGGATGTGGAATCAAATAATCGACATTGACATTTAACAGCACGACGAATAACAAAGAGTTCATGGAGGAACAGCCGCCTTAAAGTTACACTATAGGATGAGGCCAGAAAGCCTTTTTTGCTTAACCTGGCTCTGACTGCGTTGGCACCACCTGAGCAATGTCAGGACGGATTTCCTCTCAAGCAAGTGAAGGGGTCTGCCACTGTGCCACAATCTGCACTCGCTTCTCAGGCAGGCTAAACCCTTTGAcaccacagtttttaattaaaattacattGGGAGTAATCAGCCAGAAGAGGTGGGGATGGAGGTCAGAGGGATCCAGGGAGGAGtgagagcggggggggggggatctctGCTGCCGGGTCAGCAAACAGCGACCAGCGTTAAACGATGACCCTCCAAAGCGCATGATCTTTTTCATAATATAGGCTGAAAATTCACCCGCCTCCTCCAGTTCATGGCGATATACGCCGCTGGTGTTCTGCTCAGCTGTGGCTCCGAAAATGTTTGTAAAATTAAGATGTtgaaagggttttttttttttttttttttttttttggagacaCATCTGGCTTTTTCTCTGCATCCGTGAAAGGGGGAAGACCAAATGTTAATATGACTTTCTTCTTGCCAGAAACAGGAGAGGGCTGAAGAGAGAAGGGCACAAAGGCCCCATTCATCCCTGAGGGGCTCTCGGAAAGATAATTATAAGATTTATGAAAGTTCACAAGAAAAAGTGGAAGAAGCCCACTGAAAGAATGGATAGTCAGGCAAAGAAAATTACTTTTCCCCTCTGCCTTTGCTTTATGCCCCCTTTAACAAGAGACGAGACAGGGTGGATGGAGGAGGCCTTCTTCAGGAGGCATCCTGGGGCTTTTGCAGCAAGTCAGACGGGAGCGAGGGAAGCGCATTCAGCCCTCGGCGCGGCTCCTCCATTCATTAAGGCAGCAAACCTTTGACCGCTCGAGTTTTCCCTCATTACGTCGTCCGTCCTGATAAAAAGATGAAGCTGATAGAGTTGAGAACAACAAAAATGAAGACCGCCATTTGAATGGGAGTTTGCTATAGAATCCAGCGGGACCAAACAACACGGGAGAGAACATCTTGTCTTTTGAtcaattttttttcctccatctctcGTCCTTTTTACTAGAATATGATCCTCTCTAGGCTTCTGTGCCCACATTGCCTACACTGCACTGAGTGTCTGAATGCGGTTAATTATCTAAAAGGAAAAGTTTGTACCTGTTGAAAAGCTATCCTTGGTTGCTTGGCTTGTTAATGCCAACAAAAAGCAGCCATAGCGGATGGTCAGAGGACACCACATGCTGCGGAGAGCCTTTCAGACATGTCCCTAATAAGAATGCAGTGGTGAGAGCTCCTCTGAATGCACACAGGGGAGAGGAAGATAGAtaggaaggagaaaagaaaagaaaggggaaaaaacatcTTTTACCTCTCCATCTATAATTACTCCAAATGAAGAATAGGCTGAAGAAATGGCCGCGGAGACTTTCCATTATGACAGAAAAAACCCATCAAGTAGAGAAGGCAAAGCACAAGATCGATAGTTTTTTAATGGATAAAAGAGAAGTTTTTATAACATCTCAGAAGTAACGACGTATGTGCATctgctgcgcgtgtgtgtgtgcctatgTGTGCGCTCTAATGAAATAACATTTGTGACGTAGAAATGCACAAAAGCATTGTCCAGACTATATAAAGTCTCTTTCTTATAGTTTGTTCACCTCAGTATGTTCATGCTAAAAGTTCCTCAGTTGCTtttatggtgttttttttttttttttttttgcataaaataaaatgaatctCTCTCGTCGTCACCTTCACGGAGAGATACtgcttgactgtgtgtgtgtgtgtgtgtgtgtgtgtgtgtgtgtgtgtgtgtgtgtgtgtgtgtgtgtgtgtgtgtgtgtgtgggaggaagtgTCATCTCACGCTGTAAGTGGCTTGtaaatgttttcacacattcacGGGGAGAGTTGTGTGTGTAGAGGTCAAGCTTGGCCCACGGCATTTATCTGGTCATTAGGTTTCTCACGCCTTAAAGTAAACACAAAtgcagtaaataataataattacagtaattgtattatttatttctttttggtTTAGAAATCAGAGGTGGATGTACTGTCCAGCATCAAACCTGGAGCATGATTTGCTCATCTTCTGTGCCACCAGCAAAACATGAATGGTCTATTCTGGGGGGTTTTATTTGTCGATGATCCTCTCCGAGAAGGTGACTCGCGCTGAGGGCTTTTGAACAATTGACAGT from Betta splendens chromosome 16, fBetSpl5.4, whole genome shotgun sequence carries:
- the cmc1 gene encoding COX assembly mitochondrial protein homolog, with protein sequence MGTANAEEVHLRHVETDVLIPQKMREKAKERCAERVEAFSHCCREKGFFMVFKCREENSALKECLTLHYNDPAFFEECKQEYIREKLEFQRTGIPMKNRKQKLPTSM